A stretch of Vigna angularis cultivar LongXiaoDou No.4 chromosome 4, ASM1680809v1, whole genome shotgun sequence DNA encodes these proteins:
- the LOC108322323 gene encoding uncharacterized protein LOC108322323 isoform X2 has protein sequence MANDAEDFAQFGISKEEKDKLVGEVIRYVLFKTHHTSGCPIKREELTQVVTKNYHQRSLPAFVINEAKDKLSSVFGYEMKELQRAQPSSKAQTRASQQSGADPKSYILISQLPPDVYEKYVVDAKTAHLSGFTFVVISIVHLAGGKIPEDILWSQLRRMGLALGENEGSHPVFGNVKQALELLVQQRYLQKDKVNGPEGNTLYYELAERALDAPMNDRVKEYISQIVQDNTTVDAA, from the exons ATGGCGAATGATGCAGAAGATTTCGCTCAATTCGGGATTTCAAAGGAG GAAAAGGATAAGCTTGTTGGGGAAGTGATTAGGTATGTGCTTTTCAAAACCCATCATACTTCAGGGTGCCCTATTAAGAGAGAGGAACTCACTCAAGTCGTTACGAAGAACTACCATCAGCGTAGCCTTCCTGCCTTTGTTATCAATGAAGCTAAGGACAAGCTTTCCTCCGTATTTGGGTATGAAATGAAGGAGCTTCAAAGGGCACAACCTTCATCCAAAGCCCAAACTCGGGCATCCCAACAGA GTGGGGCAGATCCAAAATCATACATTCTCATAAGTCAACTTCCTCCTGATGTATATGAAAAATATGTTGTGGATGCGAAAACTGCTCATCTATCTGGATTCACTTTTGTCGTGATTAGTATTGTACATCTTGCTGGTGGCAAAATTCCAGAAG ACATTCTATGGAGCCAATTAAGGAGGATGGGTTTGGCCTTGGGTGAAAATGAAGGAAGTCATCCAGTCTTTGGAAATGTTAAGCAGGCATTGGAACTTCTTGTTCAGCAAAG GTATTTACAGAAAGACAAAGTTAATGGTCCTGAAGGCAATACCCTATATTATGAGCTAGCTGAGAGAGCTTTAGATGCACCCATGAATGACAGGGTGAAGGAATACATCTCTCAG ATTGTACAGGATAATACTACAGTGGATGCTGCCTAA
- the LOC108322323 gene encoding uncharacterized protein LOC108322323 isoform X1, which yields MANDAEDFAQFGISKEEKDKLVGEVIRYVLFKTHHTSGCPIKREELTQVVTKNYHQRSLPAFVINEAKDKLSSVFGYEMKELQRAQPSSKAQTRASQQSGADPKSYILISQLPPDVYEKYVVDAKTAHLSGFTFVVISIVHLAGGKIPEDILWSQLRRMGLALGENEGSHPVFGNVKQALELLVQQRYLQKDKVNGPEGNTLYYELAERALDAPMNDRVKEYISQVVFLDNPIILLVSI from the exons ATGGCGAATGATGCAGAAGATTTCGCTCAATTCGGGATTTCAAAGGAG GAAAAGGATAAGCTTGTTGGGGAAGTGATTAGGTATGTGCTTTTCAAAACCCATCATACTTCAGGGTGCCCTATTAAGAGAGAGGAACTCACTCAAGTCGTTACGAAGAACTACCATCAGCGTAGCCTTCCTGCCTTTGTTATCAATGAAGCTAAGGACAAGCTTTCCTCCGTATTTGGGTATGAAATGAAGGAGCTTCAAAGGGCACAACCTTCATCCAAAGCCCAAACTCGGGCATCCCAACAGA GTGGGGCAGATCCAAAATCATACATTCTCATAAGTCAACTTCCTCCTGATGTATATGAAAAATATGTTGTGGATGCGAAAACTGCTCATCTATCTGGATTCACTTTTGTCGTGATTAGTATTGTACATCTTGCTGGTGGCAAAATTCCAGAAG ACATTCTATGGAGCCAATTAAGGAGGATGGGTTTGGCCTTGGGTGAAAATGAAGGAAGTCATCCAGTCTTTGGAAATGTTAAGCAGGCATTGGAACTTCTTGTTCAGCAAAG GTATTTACAGAAAGACAAAGTTAATGGTCCTGAAGGCAATACCCTATATTATGAGCTAGCTGAGAGAGCTTTAGATGCACCCATGAATGACAGGGTGAAGGAATACATCTCTCAGGTAGTGTTTTTGGATAATCCTATTATTTTACTTGTGTCTATCTGA